The following are encoded in a window of Syntrophales bacterium genomic DNA:
- a CDS encoding CoA transferase, protein MEKSPLQGIRVLDFTWLLAGPYATRILADFGAEVIKVQSGKTAKGAESNATAYFNTWNRNKLSITLDMSHPEGRELALRLVRISDVVIENFTPRVMANWGLNYEVLKQAKPDLIMAGMSGMGQTGPWRDFVALGYTIQALTGITYLTSPGKDYPTGIGYAYADPLAGLVAALAILGALEYRQRTGEGQYLDISEYEAVSSLLGPALLDCAVNRTPATPRDRTPEGIPAAPYGCYRCLGDDRWCVIAVFTEDEWHALCRIMDNPAWTKEERFSDLLQRQQHAEDLNELIGQWTINYPPEEVMDMLQKAGVPTGVVNNAADLTGNPQLLSRRFFIQLPHPVLGNTTSDGTPIRLSRTPACFRRAGPLLGQDNRYVYQDLLSLDEDEFRQYVEKGIIA, encoded by the coding sequence ATGGAGAAAAGTCCCCTTCAGGGGATAAGAGTGCTGGATTTTACTTGGCTTCTGGCCGGCCCCTATGCCACAAGGATCCTGGCCGACTTTGGGGCCGAGGTGATCAAAGTCCAATCCGGGAAAACCGCAAAGGGCGCCGAGTCCAATGCCACAGCTTATTTCAATACCTGGAACCGTAACAAGTTGAGCATCACCCTGGACATGAGCCACCCCGAAGGAAGGGAGCTTGCACTGAGGTTGGTCAGGATAAGCGATGTGGTGATAGAGAATTTTACCCCCCGGGTGATGGCTAACTGGGGGCTGAACTACGAGGTCCTGAAACAGGCCAAACCTGACCTGATCATGGCCGGCATGTCGGGGATGGGACAGACGGGACCGTGGAGGGATTTCGTCGCCCTCGGATATACTATTCAGGCCCTTACCGGTATTACCTATCTCACCTCCCCCGGCAAGGATTATCCGACTGGAATAGGCTATGCCTACGCAGACCCATTGGCCGGTCTAGTTGCTGCTTTAGCCATCTTAGGGGCCCTGGAATACCGCCAGAGGACTGGCGAGGGGCAGTATCTGGATATTTCGGAATACGAGGCAGTATCCAGCCTGCTCGGCCCTGCTCTTCTGGACTGTGCGGTCAACCGTACGCCGGCCACACCCCGGGACAGAACCCCTGAAGGTATCCCCGCTGCTCCCTACGGTTGCTACAGATGTCTGGGCGACGACAGGTGGTGTGTTATCGCTGTATTCACCGAGGATGAGTGGCATGCCCTCTGCCGGATCATGGATAATCCCGCCTGGACAAAAGAGGAAAGATTCTCCGATCTTTTGCAGCGGCAGCAGCACGCTGAGGATCTCAATGAACTGATAGGACAATGGACTATTAATTATCCGCCAGAAGAGGTAATGGATATGCTACAGAAAGCCGGGGTGCCCACCGGAGTGGTCAATAACGCCGCCGACCTAACAGGCAACCCTCAACTTTTGAGCAGAAGGTTTTTTATACAACTCCCCCACCCGGTCCTGGGCAATACCACCTCCGACGGCACACCGATAAGGCTAAGCCGTACACCGGCCTGCTTCCGGCGGGCCGGCCCCCTGTTAGGACAGGATAACCGCTATGTCTATCAGGACTTGCTGAGCCTGGATGAGGATGAATTCCGTCAATATGTCGAGAAGGGGATCATTGCCTAA